The window ATTTGAAAATTCTAACCTTTgtgtaaattaagaaaatattacttAAATTATATGTCTTGACAAGCAAATTTCATTGATTTGCTCAAATTTACCTAGGAAAATATTACCAACAGTCCAACACATTAAATTCTGATGAAGGTTAAATTacctttcattttaattttggaaattaagttTTAGTGGATGCCAAAAtagagccaaaaaaaaaaagtccaattttttttttaaaaaattgctaGATGCTTATATTTATCATTCtctatataaaaggaaaataaaattgctaaaatattggggaaaatattattaaatcaaagcttataatttatttttgttagctTATTTCCCTCTAGGCTTTTTCATTGATACCATggaagatttttaaaatattagaaaaaaattaagactgATTTTCAAAATCTACAAAAAGAGTAATAATACATGGGCAATACCCATTACTAATAGATGTTTAATACCtcaaaaaaaatgttaccaAGTCTTTGAtagaaagattttttaaaataattcgttccttaaaaatttattaaagaacATTTACGCACACTTTTAAAACTACTTAAAACATCATTCTCGTTCTTCTCTCCCACACCACACTTGCTCTACTTATTTTATCTCAAAGACAAACCTAGGACTGTTTTTAATTGTTCggtataatataaaataagataagagaGGATAATCTattaaatctcatatttaaatgataatgaAATAAGACAATTATCTTGTCacttagaaaatatattgtaaaatattactaatatatttattatttaatataaaaaattctttctaTATATTGAAtagcataatataaaaaaatttctttataaattttaaatattttaatcaagagaaatttcatattttttaataacaaatattggaatataatataatttgtatttaaaaaaaatatagtattatgtattctattttattttttattttacaaattaaatataatataacgtATGTTATGGCTACTGTTTTAGAATTTCATATCCATTGaatataatattcaaaaatattatattgattgatatcaatatattatttttaattaaataaaaaagtcaaatattttatcttttttcctaaactttaaatctttttcaactctttgataaattatcaaattttcttcaataaatctTCTTCAACTCGTTTGAATCTTTTGAAAAGCTCTAGAAATTTTCTTCAATGTTCAACTTTCAAAcctctaaaattttattttaatattatcttgattttttttttagagataaCCGTATCCTTTTTATTAATCATCACAATTAATCATTTAATGTAATCaatataatatctatttttaattttcaaaattaagggatttatcacttatttatttatttatcttgtgTACCTATCTAAGACTTGCCGTGTGCAAATGAAATATTTCAGACCGATGATGACATGTTTGAGAAATTGACATACGCTATGTTCCATTTGGCTAAGGAACCCAATTGCTAAATAATTCAAGATTGAAACCAACTTGGCAAAAGTGGACAAAGTTCCTCATAAATTCAAGATTCGCCTCTTGCAAGTAGCTGGAGATGAAATCCCACTTGGCGGAGGAAGTAGACAAATTTGCCAGAAATTATTCAACATGACCCATTTGcgaaataattaaagaaaagtaTCCCTTTGATTTGCTTCAGCTTTTTCCAGTGAAGAAAAAATGGAGGTTGTTGGAGAGGCTTTTCTTTCTGCTGCCATCGGCCTGCTGTTTGAGAAGTTGGCCTCGTCAGATTTGTGGAGGTTTGCCAAAAAAATGTGGGTTCATACTGACCTCAAGACATGGGAGAAAGAATTGTCGAATATTCGGAGAGAGCTCAACGACGTCGAGGAGAAGCAGATCGCAGACCAGTCTGTGAAAGAATGGCTGAGCGATCTGAGGGATTTGTCTTATGATATGGAGGACGTCCTGGACGAGTTCGCCTACGATGCTTTGGGACAACAGCTGAAGGCGGCGGAGTCTGATCAAGCCAGCACAAGCCAGGTACGCAAGCTCATCTCTATTTGTAGTCTAACCGAAATCAGGCGGCGTGCGAACGTGAGGTCCAAGGCCAGGGAAATCACTTGCCGGTTAGAAGAGATCTCAGCTCGAAATCTGAGCTTGGTTTGGAAAAAATGGCAGCTGCAGCAACCACTTCTGCTTGGCAAAGCTCTACCACAACATCAATGGCGTACGAGCCTTGGGTTTTTGGCAGGGATGGAGATAAAAGGATGATCACTGAAATGATTCTCAGGGAAGAAGAACCCACTGAAACCAATGTTTCAGTGATCTCCATTGTTGGCATGGGTGGAGTTGGGAAGACCACACTTGCCCTGATGGTGTACAACGATGAGGAAACAGCAAAAAAATTTAGTCTCAAAGCTTGGGTTTGTGTATCAAATCAGTACGATATGGTGAGAATAACAAAGACAATTCTCGAGACTGTCACTTCCCACAGCAGTAACCTGCAGGATTTTAATCAAATTCAAAGGGCTTTGAGTGAAACATTGAGaggaaaaaggtttttaatagttttagaTGATTTGTGGAATGAGGATTATGGTGATTGGAACTGCTTGAGATCTCCCTTTTGGACTGGAGGAAAAGGGAGCAAAATCATAGTTACAACTCGCTGCAAAGGGGTTGCAACTATGATGGGAGGAGAAAGAATTTGTATGAGTTAAAGCATTTATCTTATGAAGATTGTTGGCTGGTGTTTGAGAAACATGCTTTTGAGAATAGGAGTATTAACCTCCATCCAAGTTTAGTATTGATTGGCAAGAAAATTGTAGAAAAGTGTGCGGGCTTGCCGTGGCAGCAAAAGCACTTGGTGGGCTTTTACGAACTAAACTAGAAGAGGAAGAATGGGAAAATATATTGAACAGTAAAGTATGGAATTTACAAGGTGAGAAGTGTGGCAGTATTATCCCTGCGTTGAGATTGAGCTACAATCATCTCCCTTCACATTTGAAGAGGTGTTTTGCTTATTGTGCAATATTCCCAAAGAACTACGAATTTATGGAAAAAGAGTTGATTCTCTTATGGATGGCTGAAGGTTTGATTCAATGTTCTCAAGACAATAAGCAAGAAATGGAAGATTTAGGTCATGATTATTTTTGTGAAATGTTGTCAATGTCATTTTTTCAACCATCAAATAGAAATATATCACAATTCGTGATGCATGACTTCATTCATGATCTAGCTCAATTTGTAGCCGAAGAAATATGCTTTCATTTAGAGGATAGGTTGGGGATTGACCTACAATGCTCTATTTCTAAAAAGATTCGCTATTCATCATTCATTCGTTGCTACTTTGATGTCTTCAACAAGTTTGAATTCTTTCATAAGGTTGGACATTTGCGCACCTTTATAGCATTACAGTTTGTTCATCACCGTTTTTGCCCCATTATTTAAGCAATAAGATGCTTCATGAATTGGTGCCAAAACTAGTAACCCTGAGGGTGTTGGCTTTAAGTGGTTATTCAATAAGTGAGATACCCAATTCAATTGGTGACTTGAAGCATTTAAGGTATCTCAACTTGTCTAACACAAAAATCAAATCGTTACCTGAGTCAGTTTGTGACCTCTATTTCTTacaaacattattattatcagGGTGCAAGAATCTTACTAGGTTGCCGATTACCATTGGAACCTAATTAACCTTCGACATCTTGATGTTAGTGATACAGGTCGATTAGAAGAAATGCCTACGCAAGTTGGTAAACTCAAAAGTTTGCAAGTATTGTCTAATTTTATGGTGggaaaaaacaacaatttggaaATAAAGGAGTTGAGGAATATGCCACATCTTCAAGGAGAACTTTGCATTTCAAACGTGGAAAATGTGATGAATATTCAAGATGCAAAGAATGCCAATCTACATCTCAAACACAAACTTGAATGGTTGACAGTGAAATGGAGTGCCAAGCTTGATGATTCGCGAAACAAAATGCATGAAATGGATGTCCTTAACTCTCTACAACCCCATTTGAATCTAAAAAAACTTAGCATTATGGAATATGGTGGACTAAAATTACCATGTTGGATAGGGGATTCctcattttgtaaaatgttGGATGTAACACTCATTAATTGTAGAAAATGCACATCGCTACCATGCCTTGGACAATTACCATTGCTCAAAAACTTACGGATTGAAGGAATGGAAGAAGTGAAAAAAGTGGGTGTTGAGTTCCTTGGGGGGCCTTCTCTTTCCATCATAGCTTTCCCATCCTTGGAGTCTTTATCTTTTGTGAATATGCCAAAGTGGGTGAATTGGGAGCACAGTTCTTCATTAGAGTCATATCCTCATGTTCAACAACTTACAATTCGGAATTGTCCTCAATTGATCAAGAAATTACCCACTCCTCTACCTTCCATAATAAAGCTTAATATTTGGAAATGCCCACAGTTGGGAATTCCACTTCCAAGTCTTCCATCTCTTCGTAAATTAGATCTACAAGAATGTAATGACTTGGTGGTGAGAAGTGGGATTGACCCCATCTCACTCACCCGCTTTACAATTTATGGAATTTCAGGGTTCAACAGATTACATCAAGGGCTCATGGCCTTCTTACCAGCACTTGAAGTCCTGAGAATTTCAGAATGTGGTGAACTGACATATTTGTCGGATGGATCAAAAAACTTATTGGAGATTATGGATTGTCCACAACTTGTATCCttggaagatgatgaagaacAAGGGCTGCCTCACAGTCTTCAGTATCTGGAAATAGG is drawn from Vitis riparia cultivar Riparia Gloire de Montpellier isolate 1030 chromosome 18, EGFV_Vit.rip_1.0, whole genome shotgun sequence and contains these coding sequences:
- the LOC117906261 gene encoding putative disease resistance RPP13-like protein 1 produces the protein MAAAATTSAWQSSTTTSMAYEPWVFGRDGDKRMITEMILREEEPTETNVSVISIVGMGGVGKTTLALMVYNDEETAKKFSLKAWVCVSNQYDMVRITKTILETVTSHSSNLQDFNQIQRALSETLRGKRFLIVLDDLWNEDYGDWNCLRSPFWTGGKGSKIIVTTRCKGVATMMGGERICMS